The segment aaagaagggaCAAGGACTACTCAACTCCTGAAAACGAAGAGGAGCTGATAAAAAGAGCAATAGAACTCTCCTTAAAAGAATCAAGAAATAGCGCTAGTAGTGAGCCTATAGTCCCAATTGTGGAATCAAAGAGTGCGGGGAAGATAGAAAagatagaagaagaagaagatccAGATTTAGAAGCTGCCATTCAAGAAAGCTTGAGAGAAGCTGAAGAAGCAAAACTACGCAGTGAGCGTCAACAAGCCACCAGACAGCTTCAACCGCAACAGCAACCACCTAAACCTCAACCTATTCAGTCCGTTGATTTATCTGATGAGGAGAAAGACAACATATACATGTTTGCATCACtcgttgaaaaattgaaatcgAGGCCCTTGAACGAAATTCTAGAAGACTCCAAATTACAGAGTTTGGCACAAAAAGTATTTAGTTCCAAAGCAAGATTGAATTATGCCTTAAATGATAAAGCTCAAAAATACAATACTCTAATAGAAATGAACGGCAAGATTTCGGAAATTATGAATATATACGATAGATTATTGGAGCAACAGCTACAAAGCATCAATTTGTCTCAACAATACACACTTCCGCAAGTCCCTTCTGACCCGTACAGTTACCCAACGGAGAATATGGCCAATCAGGCGcaaaattatcaaataCCTCCTCTCCAGCAACCATCATCTCATCAGTACAAACCGCAACAGGAGATTTCATACCAACAGCCAGTAAAAGCGAACCCATCTCCTACCACTAATATTGATCACTTAAAAACCATTAATGTGGTACCACACGCACAGCAAGAGTCTCAAGCGCAAGTTGAACTTGCGCCTTCTGACCCACCATATCCAAAGGAAGAGGGCGACgacgaagaaaaacaaacagCGCAAGACGAGGGATCTTCTACCCAAGAATCCCGCGAAAGGCCGTATCCCGTAGAAACAGAAACTGgagaaaattcaagaaatgaACGGCCTCAAGGTATTACACGTTACGATTTCCCGACTGTTCCTGCACGCAAAGTTGTCCAACCGGAGCTAACTGTACCAATCTCTGCAAGCCCCTCTGAAATTCCgatcaaagaagaaaggcCGCCAACTCCTCAGGAGGAACTACTAATAGAGCTTTGATATTGTAGcctttttatatgtatttgtaaaaagaaacctagcatttataaatataaatatatatacatatataattGCTTGTCACCTAACTTATACATATTTCTGTCATTAAACTAGTTTTTAAGGTAGATATTCATATATTTATGCCGGCACTAACATTAAAACcgtcaaaaaaaacaacatcaatattgataaaaaagaatcaatACGGACTAAGAAAGGAtccatttcaaaaaagtgGTTTTATCTCCTTTTATTAAAATAAGAtcagagaagaaaaatggacTGACCCccgaaagaaaaaaattactcCTGCACATTTATAGTTAATTCCTATCTTCTTGTTTATCCTGTACTTTAACCACTTGACTTGCAGCTaatatggaaaatattaaaattttaCCAACCTTCCATGGTATAGTCGTGTTGAATACTCGGTGTAACACTGGTAATAAACTTTAAGAAGACAATCAAGTA is part of the Saccharomyces paradoxus chromosome XIV, complete sequence genome and harbors:
- the VPS27 gene encoding ESCRT-0 subunit protein VPS27 (Endosomal protein that forms a complex with Hse1p~similar to YNR006W); the encoded protein is MSVSTPNELDALIEQATSESIPNGDLDLAIALEISDVLRSRRVNPKDSMRCIKKRILNTANNPNTQLSSWKLTNICVKNGGTPFIKEICSREFMDTMEHVILREDSNEELSELVKTIVYELYVAFKNDSQLNYVAKVYDKLISRGIKFPEKLTLSNSPTAMFDSKTPADWIDSDACMICSKKFSLLNRKHHCRSCGGVFCQEHSSNSIALPDMGIYELVRVCDSCFEDYDLKRHDESKKSKKHRHRKRRDKDYSTPENEEELIKRAIELSLKESRNSASSEPIVPIVESKSAGKIEKIEEEEDPDLEAAIQESLREAEEAKLRSERQQATRQLQPQQQPPKPQPIQSVDLSDEEKDNIYMFASLVEKLKSRPLNEILEDSKLQSLAQKVFSSKARLNYALNDKAQKYNTLIEMNGKISEIMNIYDRLLEQQLQSINLSQQYTLPQVPSDPYSYPTENMANQAQNYQIPPLQQPSSHQYKPQQEISYQQPVKANPSPTTNIDHLKTINVVPHAQQESQAQVELAPSDPPYPKEEGDDEEKQTAQDEGSSTQESRERPYPVETETGENSRNERPQGITRYDFPTVPARKVVQPELTVPISASPSEIPIKEERPPTPQEELLIEL